From Riemerella anatipestifer ATCC 11845 = DSM 15868, a single genomic window includes:
- a CDS encoding urease accessory protein UreD, which yields MNINKDNSIKSKIKISCNKQGAKTFLVDSYFDIPYKLVHYGSSQRTNHLEVIQMCSSPGVMDGDSLDMEVICGENTEFKLFTQSFNKIHPMPKGKGAEQFFKFKLKSGAVFQFLPHPTIPYEKSIFYANNEITLEEDSHLIWGDIISGGRIYSGEKFLFKKYHTRTKIYRDSKLILFDNQLIEPEEQPIEDMLFFEGYTHQATLVIVSSFADEFKKELDEILLEQFTDVTYGFTSCAKNALMIRVLGDSGEALYEWMNSLATMAWEFVKYKNKQNVNVEADSQVKQIPIEAKETKVKESKAKPKTKTSTKKTSKTVSKEKNKTISSTSKKNKKDA from the coding sequence ATGAATATTAATAAGGATAATTCTATCAAAAGTAAGATAAAGATAAGTTGTAATAAGCAGGGAGCCAAAACTTTTTTGGTGGATAGCTATTTTGACATCCCGTATAAGCTAGTTCATTATGGTAGTTCTCAGAGGACTAATCACCTAGAAGTAATACAGATGTGCTCTTCTCCAGGAGTGATGGATGGGGATAGTTTGGATATGGAGGTAATTTGTGGGGAGAATACAGAGTTTAAGCTCTTTACGCAATCGTTCAATAAAATACATCCAATGCCTAAGGGTAAAGGAGCTGAACAATTTTTTAAGTTCAAACTAAAATCTGGAGCTGTATTTCAGTTTTTGCCACACCCTACCATACCTTATGAAAAATCAATTTTTTATGCCAATAATGAAATCACTTTAGAAGAAGATTCTCATCTAATTTGGGGTGATATTATTAGTGGAGGCAGAATCTATTCAGGAGAAAAATTTCTATTTAAAAAGTATCATACAAGAACCAAAATTTATAGGGATTCTAAATTAATACTTTTTGATAATCAATTAATAGAGCCAGAGGAGCAGCCTATAGAAGATATGCTTTTTTTTGAAGGATATACTCATCAAGCTACCTTAGTTATCGTAAGTTCTTTTGCAGATGAGTTTAAAAAAGAATTAGACGAAATTTTGCTTGAACAATTTACAGATGTTACCTACGGCTTCACTTCTTGTGCTAAAAATGCACTAATGATACGAGTTTTAGGAGATAGTGGTGAAGCATTATACGAATGGATGAATAGTCTAGCAACTATGGCATGGGAGTTTGTTAAGTATAAAAATAAACAAAATGTGAATGTAGAGGCTGATTCACAAGTAAAGCAGATTCCAATAGAGGCAAAGGAAACAAAGGTTAAAGAGTCTAAGGCAAAACCTAAAACGAAGACTAGTACTAAAAAAACATCAAAAACTGTCTCAAAGGAGAAAAATAAAACCATAAGTTCTACTTCAAAAAAGAATAAGAAAGATGCATGA
- the ureC gene encoding urease subunit alpha: MSTEDKNINLEPDHNLESGDNWSRREWIKVVGVATAGLSLMGISPLLAQNSTDVKFENGALYVKRETYASLFGATVGDKIRLADTELFIEIEKDFQTYGEENKFGGGKTIRDGMGQSSTVTDKDCLDMCILGAVIIDHWGIVKADIGIKDGKIVGVGKAGNPDTQDGVSPNMIIGPATEVHGGWGYIVTAGGIDTHIHYICPEIADTALYSGVTTLIGGGTGPNDGTNATTVTGGKHFIKRMLQSSEGIPVNTGFFGKGNVTNIKAQAEMIKAGACGTKIHEDWGSTPAAIDAALSVADKYDVQVAIHSDTLNEAGYLEDTVKAIDGRVIHTFHTEGAGGGHAPDIMKIAMYPNILPSSTNPTKPYTINTAAEHLDMLIVCHHLDPNSKTDLAFADSRIRPSTIAAEDILQDLGVISMMSSDSQAMGRVGEVVCRTWQTAHKMKIQRGALPEDKKGNDNYRVKRYVSKYTINPALTHGISEYVGSVEPGKIADLVLWKPEMFGVKPEIIYKAGMIVASKMGDPNASIPTPQPIIYRKMFGAFGDALTETSFNFVSKYSVDSGVIDSYGLKKKCLPVKGCRDVKKKDMIHNNATPNIEINPETYEVKVDGKVQTCEPLKELPMAQRYLLF; the protein is encoded by the coding sequence ATGTCAACAGAAGATAAGAATATCAATCTAGAACCAGACCACAACTTAGAATCAGGAGATAACTGGTCAAGAAGAGAGTGGATTAAAGTGGTGGGTGTGGCTACAGCAGGGCTTTCACTTATGGGTATAAGTCCTTTGTTAGCTCAAAATAGTACAGATGTTAAGTTTGAAAACGGAGCCCTTTATGTAAAAAGAGAAACTTATGCATCTCTTTTTGGAGCTACTGTGGGAGATAAAATTCGTCTAGCAGATACAGAGCTATTTATAGAAATAGAAAAAGACTTCCAAACTTATGGTGAAGAAAATAAATTTGGAGGAGGTAAAACTATTCGTGACGGGATGGGTCAGTCATCAACGGTAACGGATAAAGATTGCTTAGATATGTGTATTCTAGGGGCTGTTATTATTGACCACTGGGGAATTGTGAAGGCAGACATCGGAATAAAAGATGGAAAAATAGTGGGTGTAGGTAAGGCAGGTAACCCAGATACTCAAGATGGTGTGTCTCCTAATATGATTATTGGTCCAGCAACAGAGGTACATGGTGGTTGGGGATATATTGTAACCGCAGGAGGAATAGATACTCATATTCATTACATTTGTCCAGAAATTGCTGATACAGCCTTATATAGTGGAGTTACAACTCTAATAGGGGGAGGTACAGGACCTAACGATGGTACCAATGCAACTACAGTTACAGGAGGTAAACATTTTATTAAGAGAATGTTGCAGTCTTCAGAAGGGATACCTGTTAATACTGGCTTTTTTGGTAAGGGGAATGTAACTAATATTAAAGCACAAGCCGAAATGATTAAAGCGGGAGCTTGTGGTACCAAAATTCATGAGGATTGGGGTTCAACACCTGCAGCGATAGATGCAGCATTATCTGTTGCGGATAAATATGATGTGCAGGTGGCTATCCACTCAGATACTTTAAATGAAGCAGGTTACTTAGAAGATACTGTAAAGGCTATTGATGGAAGAGTAATCCATACTTTCCATACTGAGGGTGCAGGAGGAGGACACGCTCCTGATATTATGAAGATAGCAATGTATCCTAACATTTTACCATCTTCTACCAACCCTACAAAACCATATACTATCAACACGGCGGCAGAGCATTTAGATATGCTTATTGTTTGTCATCACTTAGACCCTAATAGTAAAACAGATTTAGCCTTTGCAGATTCAAGAATTCGTCCTTCTACTATTGCAGCGGAAGATATTTTACAAGACTTGGGTGTAATTAGTATGATGAGTTCAGACTCTCAAGCAATGGGTAGAGTTGGAGAGGTAGTTTGTAGAACTTGGCAGACTGCACATAAGATGAAGATTCAAAGAGGTGCTCTTCCAGAAGATAAAAAAGGAAACGATAATTACAGAGTGAAGAGATATGTATCTAAGTATACTATAAATCCAGCTTTAACTCATGGTATATCAGAGTACGTGGGTTCAGTAGAACCTGGAAAAATAGCAGACTTAGTTCTTTGGAAACCAGAAATGTTTGGTGTAAAACCAGAAATTATCTACAAAGCAGGTATGATAGTGGCCTCTAAAATGGGAGATCCTAACGCATCTATACCTACACCACAGCCAATTATTTACAGAAAAATGTTTGGTGCATTTGGAGATGCTTTAACAGAGACTTCTTTTAACTTTGTATCTAAATATTCTGTAGATAGTGGGGTAATAGATTCTTATGGGCTTAAGAAAAAATGCTTACCAGTTAAAGGATGTAGAGATGTTAAAAAGAAAGATATGATTCATAACAACGCTACACCTAATATAGAAATTAATCCAGAAACATACGAAGTGAAAGTAGATGGTAAAGTGCAAACTTGTGAGCCTCTAAAAGAGCTTCCTATGGCACAAAGGTATTTATTGTTCTAA
- a CDS encoding urease accessory protein UreF, producing MQQLLTLLQINDSMFPIGSFTHSYGLETYVDKGLVNNNETAKKYATNMLKYSVFYNDAAFLNKAWKICSKRKVWKKIEELDDLLTALKAPYEIRNASHKLAIRFLKLALELKSYPFAQKYLDAIQSNKINGHYAIAFGIYAQLSGIEREDALRAFYYNTLNGIVTNCAKIVPISQTVGQKILFDLKEEIESLVQKQDDLDEDMMGLCCIGQEIRCMQHEKLYTRIYIS from the coding sequence ATGCAACAATTACTCACACTTTTACAGATTAATGACTCTATGTTTCCCATAGGAAGTTTTACTCATTCTTATGGATTAGAAACTTATGTAGATAAAGGCTTGGTTAATAATAATGAAACTGCTAAAAAATATGCTACTAATATGCTAAAATATAGTGTATTTTATAATGATGCAGCTTTCTTAAACAAGGCTTGGAAGATATGTAGTAAAAGAAAAGTGTGGAAAAAAATAGAAGAGTTAGATGATTTATTAACCGCTCTTAAAGCACCTTATGAGATAAGGAATGCTAGTCATAAGTTAGCCATAAGGTTTTTAAAACTAGCTTTAGAGCTTAAGTCCTATCCTTTTGCTCAAAAATACTTAGATGCAATACAAAGTAACAAGATTAATGGACATTACGCTATTGCATTTGGTATTTATGCCCAACTTTCAGGGATAGAAAGGGAAGATGCGCTTAGAGCATTTTATTACAATACATTAAATGGCATAGTAACCAATTGTGCTAAGATTGTTCCTATTAGTCAAACGGTAGGACAGAAGATATTATTTGACTTAAAAGAGGAAATAGAAAGTTTGGTGCAGAAGCAAGATGATTTAGATGAAGATATGATGGGGCTATGTTGCATAGGTCAAGAAATAAGATGTATGCAACACGAAAAACTGTATACAAGAATTTATATTTCCTAA
- the ureA gene encoding urease subunit gamma gives MRLTPREVEKLLLHQAGELAAKRLKRGVKLNYPESIAYISSELMEAARDGKMTVAEMMDWGTKLLTRDQVMEGVPEMIHDVQIECLFPDGNKLVTVHDPIR, from the coding sequence ATGCGATTAACACCAAGAGAAGTTGAGAAATTGTTGCTTCACCAAGCTGGTGAATTAGCAGCAAAGCGTTTAAAACGTGGAGTGAAACTGAACTATCCAGAAAGTATTGCTTATATTTCAAGCGAATTGATGGAAGCGGCTAGAGACGGTAAGATGACCGTAGCAGAGATGATGGACTGGGGGACTAAACTTTTAACGAGAGATCAAGTGATGGAGGGTGTTCCAGAAATGATTCATGATGTTCAAATTGAATGTTTGTTCCCAGATGGAAATAAATTAGTAACCGTTCATGACCCTATAAGATAA
- a CDS encoding porin has protein sequence MKKKLLFLLVCPVSFLFGQADSTNILKNFTKNTEVNILFRSALEFTDVHQNQDALRLNEARMEVQGNVVENLKYRVRYRLNRTQAQLSLDNAPSSLDIAYIDYKFGKTNKWNIVLGKQANDFGSWEFENNPTFEYVYSDYINRQQNIFTMGAKLAYQIDENNSIRVQAFNTSNHNFSTLHKQRAYITNGLEAAKIPLGFNLTWRGDFFNKTFKTFYSVATSQIAKGEQNFQVALGNKLVTDNLEVYLDLHHTNMAVDYTNIASSVINQYRGAIVSDYEPYFSKNIQFQTAVLRLDYKITPKFIITGKSIYERANDRSENGLGNGLRQNQTNMIGLEYKPIASQDFKFFGYFSNTNITHNKMVKTYVPNTSQNMFSVGVLYFLKAL, from the coding sequence ATGAAAAAGAAGCTTTTATTCCTCCTCGTTTGTCCAGTAAGCTTTTTATTTGGACAAGCAGATTCTACTAATATTCTCAAAAACTTTACCAAGAATACCGAAGTTAATATTCTTTTTAGAAGTGCATTAGAGTTTACAGATGTTCATCAAAATCAAGATGCTCTTAGGTTGAATGAGGCAAGAATGGAAGTACAGGGGAATGTGGTAGAAAATTTAAAGTATAGAGTAAGATATAGACTAAACAGAACTCAAGCTCAACTGAGTTTAGATAATGCACCTAGCTCTTTAGATATTGCCTATATAGATTATAAATTTGGTAAGACAAATAAATGGAATATAGTTTTGGGTAAGCAAGCTAATGATTTTGGTAGCTGGGAGTTTGAAAATAATCCAACCTTTGAATATGTCTACTCTGACTATATCAATAGGCAACAGAATATATTTACAATGGGTGCTAAGTTAGCCTACCAGATAGATGAAAACAATAGTATAAGGGTTCAAGCTTTTAATACCAGTAATCACAACTTCTCAACATTACATAAGCAGAGAGCTTACATTACTAATGGGTTGGAAGCAGCTAAAATTCCGCTGGGATTTAACTTAACTTGGAGAGGTGATTTTTTTAATAAAACATTTAAAACGTTCTATTCGGTAGCAACTTCTCAAATTGCTAAAGGAGAGCAAAATTTCCAAGTAGCATTAGGGAATAAATTGGTTACAGATAACTTAGAAGTCTACTTAGATTTACATCATACCAATATGGCTGTAGATTATACTAATATTGCTTCTTCTGTTATTAACCAATATAGAGGAGCTATAGTATCAGATTATGAGCCTTATTTTTCTAAAAATATTCAGTTTCAGACGGCTGTACTGAGATTAGATTATAAGATAACTCCAAAATTTATTATTACAGGCAAAAGCATTTACGAAAGAGCAAATGATAGGTCTGAAAATGGTTTAGGCAATGGCTTAAGGCAGAATCAAACTAATATGATAGGTTTAGAGTATAAGCCTATTGCAAGCCAAGATTTTAAATTTTTTGGATATTTTTCTAATACTAATATAACGCATAATAAAATGGTTAAAACTTACGTGCCTAATACAAGCCAAAATATGTTTTCGGTTGGTGTTCTGTACTTCTTAAAGGCATTGTAG
- a CDS encoding TonB-dependent receptor has translation MKKIFNFIAAISFCGAYAQTTTVLEGVITNREGVPISGAKVSVKNQTSLTDEMGRYRITLSGDKTYHLTVTASRYETETFVLEQTSGTFTKDFQLVWNDTVSIPEIVMSRERKLQVNKLDIKNLEAPMSVSVLNNELMRQMDVQTMEDAARNFVGINPVNQFGAFQFFNIRGFDNFVLLYDGVRDERHNITQSAPITNIASVERIEVLKGPSGELFGHSALGGIINVIRKKPTESFRGNASASIGSYNTYNFLFGVGGSLSKKMRYRFDLSSNKTDGWRNVKGDANNASLTLQYLLNSRTQIELFAQYNKDNYAADAGVPADNQGYILKGLSPSMNFNNPNDFVTNEKKEIQLSFKHSFSKDTKFVNTLSYYDDNINYLADEVIFINPQKMTYSRYNGPFHFNHFTKPWSNQMTLNFKFDTYGIKHKALVGSVASFLNRKTLYGDISSLETPIDVPISSQISNYSERQVNIARIFQMNEFLLGTYFHDWVEFSDRIKMLLGVRYDYFDGVYSRRRGINEPQNKYRDQFNNVSYRVGLSVQPVKDLLSIYASASNFFKPTRSHDHRTGNRFIPERGFQAETGLKLEKKNLFNVSMSGFFIRKNNVIVGHYVLSQMGGAESKGLEVDAEVTPTKGLYIKAGYAYTDTKFISKGNENNDIVGNSLPWVPKNTFNSWVNYEFQEHIKGLGLGLGVYYNDKIYQNQYNDQTLPSYLLVNGAVYYRAKNNMKVSFNVENLFNNLYMRSALSRNDLYSNDPAVEMYQSVMQVYPGRDRNFKFTIAYDF, from the coding sequence ATGAAGAAGATTTTTAATTTTATTGCGGCGATTTCGTTTTGTGGAGCTTATGCTCAAACCACAACGGTTTTAGAAGGGGTAATTACTAACAGAGAAGGAGTGCCTATTAGTGGGGCTAAAGTATCTGTTAAGAATCAAACATCTTTAACGGATGAGATGGGGAGGTACAGAATTACCTTATCAGGGGATAAAACCTACCACTTAACAGTAACGGCATCTCGTTATGAGACAGAAACATTCGTATTAGAGCAAACTTCAGGTACGTTTACTAAAGATTTTCAGTTGGTATGGAATGATACAGTTTCTATTCCTGAAATAGTTATGAGTAGAGAGCGAAAACTTCAAGTAAATAAGCTAGATATTAAAAACCTAGAAGCACCTATGTCGGTTAGTGTTTTGAATAATGAACTAATGAGACAAATGGATGTGCAAACAATGGAAGATGCAGCACGAAATTTTGTAGGAATCAATCCTGTTAATCAATTTGGAGCCTTTCAGTTTTTCAATATCAGAGGGTTTGATAATTTTGTATTGCTATATGATGGCGTTAGAGACGAAAGACATAATATAACACAGAGTGCTCCCATTACTAATATTGCTAGTGTAGAGCGAATAGAAGTACTTAAAGGACCATCTGGAGAGTTATTTGGGCATTCTGCACTAGGGGGAATTATTAATGTTATTCGTAAAAAGCCTACCGAAAGTTTTAGAGGAAATGCATCGGCTTCCATAGGAAGTTACAACACTTATAATTTTCTATTTGGAGTGGGTGGGTCTTTGTCTAAAAAAATGAGATACCGTTTTGATTTGAGTAGCAATAAAACAGATGGCTGGAGAAATGTAAAGGGAGATGCAAATAATGCTTCATTAACTTTACAGTACTTACTTAATAGTAGAACACAGATAGAGCTATTTGCACAATATAATAAAGATAATTATGCAGCAGATGCTGGTGTTCCTGCAGATAATCAAGGTTATATATTAAAAGGGTTATCTCCTTCTATGAACTTTAATAATCCGAATGATTTTGTAACTAATGAAAAAAAGGAAATTCAATTATCATTCAAGCATTCATTCTCTAAGGATACCAAGTTTGTTAATACACTATCTTACTATGACGATAATATTAACTATCTAGCAGATGAGGTTATATTCATCAATCCTCAAAAAATGACTTATTCGCGTTATAATGGTCCGTTTCATTTTAATCATTTTACGAAGCCGTGGAGCAATCAAATGACACTTAACTTTAAGTTTGATACTTATGGTATTAAACATAAAGCTCTTGTGGGAAGTGTAGCTTCTTTTCTTAATAGAAAAACATTGTACGGGGATATCTCTAGTTTAGAAACTCCAATAGACGTGCCTATTTCAAGTCAAATAAGCAACTATAGTGAGAGACAAGTAAACATCGCAAGGATATTTCAAATGAATGAGTTTCTCTTAGGAACCTATTTTCATGATTGGGTAGAATTTTCGGATAGAATAAAAATGCTCCTAGGAGTAAGGTATGATTATTTTGATGGAGTTTATTCTAGAAGAAGAGGAATAAACGAGCCTCAGAATAAATATAGAGACCAATTTAATAATGTATCTTATAGAGTGGGGCTTTCAGTTCAGCCAGTAAAAGACTTATTGAGTATTTATGCGTCAGCATCTAACTTTTTTAAACCTACTCGTTCTCATGACCATAGAACGGGGAATAGATTTATTCCAGAGCGAGGTTTTCAGGCAGAAACAGGTTTGAAGTTAGAGAAAAAGAACTTGTTTAATGTATCTATGTCGGGCTTCTTTATCAGAAAAAACAATGTTATAGTAGGGCATTATGTGCTCTCACAAATGGGTGGAGCAGAGTCTAAAGGTCTAGAAGTAGATGCTGAGGTAACACCAACTAAAGGGCTTTATATTAAAGCAGGATATGCTTATACAGATACAAAGTTTATATCCAAAGGGAATGAAAATAATGATATTGTAGGTAACTCGTTACCGTGGGTACCTAAAAACACATTTAATTCTTGGGTGAATTATGAGTTTCAAGAGCACATAAAAGGGTTAGGGTTAGGTTTAGGAGTTTATTATAATGATAAAATATATCAAAACCAATATAATGACCAAACTTTACCTAGCTATCTTCTAGTGAATGGGGCGGTATATTACAGAGCAAAGAATAATATGAAAGTTTCATTTAATGTAGAAAATTTATTTAATAATCTATATATGAGAAGTGCTCTGTCTAGAAATGATTTATATAGTAATGATCCTGCGGTAGAAATGTATCAATCTGTAATGCAGGTTTATCCAGGAAGAGATAGAAACTTTAAGTTCACTATAGCTTATGATTTTTAA
- the ureG gene encoding urease accessory protein UreG: protein MSRPYVKIGVAGPVGSGKTALIEALTRKMSEDYSICVVTNDVYTREDAEFMIKNSKLPAERIRGVETGGCPHTAIREDASMNLEAVEDLVKNHPDTQIVFIESGGDNLASTFSPDLADVTIFVIDVAEGEKIPRKGGPGITRSDLLLINKVDLAPYVGASIEVMERDTKKMRGEKPYLKSNLKTKEGVDDVIEWIKKYALLEA from the coding sequence ATGAGTAGACCATACGTTAAAATAGGAGTTGCAGGACCAGTAGGTTCTGGTAAAACCGCTCTAATAGAAGCACTCACTAGAAAGATGAGTGAGGATTACAGTATCTGCGTTGTAACCAATGACGTTTATACAAGAGAAGATGCTGAGTTTATGATTAAAAACTCTAAACTTCCAGCTGAGCGTATTCGTGGGGTAGAAACGGGAGGGTGTCCTCATACCGCTATTAGAGAAGATGCTTCAATGAATTTAGAAGCAGTAGAAGATTTAGTTAAAAATCATCCTGATACACAGATTGTTTTTATAGAAAGTGGTGGAGATAATTTAGCCTCTACCTTCAGTCCAGATTTAGCAGATGTTACTATATTCGTAATAGATGTGGCTGAAGGTGAGAAAATTCCAAGAAAAGGAGGTCCAGGAATAACTCGCTCAGACTTATTGCTTATCAATAAAGTAGATTTAGCTCCATATGTTGGTGCTAGTATAGAAGTTATGGAGAGAGATACAAAAAAAATGAGAGGGGAGAAGCCTTATCTTAAAAGTAATTTGAAAACGAAGGAAGGTGTAGATGATGTAATTGAATGGATTAAAAAATATGCATTACTAGAAGCGTAG
- a CDS encoding hydrogenase maturation nickel metallochaperone HypA/HybF: MHEVPIVKDIVKNLEEHYGDRFKEISKVKVEAGLLSNVQPILIQNAFEAMIIEDPRLENIDLEVVLLPIIAYCSNCDKDFEVKRHKFVCDCGTPSRTIKQGEELRISEVEFF; the protein is encoded by the coding sequence ATGCATGAAGTCCCGATTGTTAAAGATATAGTTAAAAACTTAGAAGAACATTACGGAGATAGGTTTAAAGAGATTTCTAAGGTAAAGGTAGAGGCAGGATTACTTTCTAATGTTCAGCCAATACTTATTCAAAATGCCTTTGAAGCTATGATTATAGAAGATCCACGATTAGAAAATATAGATTTAGAAGTGGTTTTACTTCCTATAATAGCCTATTGTAGTAACTGTGATAAAGATTTTGAAGTAAAGAGGCATAAGTTTGTATGTGATTGTGGGACACCTTCTCGCACGATAAAACAAGGTGAAGAATTAAGAATTAGTGAAGTTGAATTTTTTTAA
- the hypB gene encoding hydrogenase nickel incorporation protein HypB produces the protein MSNIKPKSNRMAVGSVQCDNTTLNLLKANDFVAKSIKERLTDMLVVNICSSPGSGKTTLLQETGRRLGKELNLAVLVGDPETERDAVRLKEVGINALQIVTGGMCHIEAQMIYQALDHIDLSGVDILFIENVGNLLCPSAFDLGEDYRVTLLASTEGDDKPKKYPRMFLTSELMLVSKSDLLPYVPFSVEAVTKDAREVNSDIEVIPISTLNGDGIDEWCQWLKKKMKEKKERQQ, from the coding sequence ATGAGTAATATAAAACCTAAAAGTAATAGAATGGCTGTAGGTTCTGTACAGTGTGATAATACAACCTTAAATCTACTTAAAGCTAACGATTTTGTAGCTAAATCTATCAAAGAAAGACTAACAGACATGCTTGTGGTAAATATTTGTTCCTCTCCAGGGAGTGGTAAAACTACATTATTACAAGAAACAGGAAGACGCCTCGGAAAAGAGCTTAATCTAGCAGTTTTAGTAGGCGATCCAGAGACAGAAAGAGATGCTGTGCGACTAAAAGAAGTAGGTATAAATGCACTGCAAATTGTTACAGGAGGTATGTGTCATATAGAAGCACAGATGATTTACCAAGCTCTAGATCACATAGATTTATCGGGCGTAGATATTTTGTTTATAGAAAATGTGGGTAACCTACTATGTCCCTCCGCTTTTGATTTAGGAGAAGATTATCGTGTAACACTTCTTGCATCTACAGAAGGAGATGATAAGCCTAAAAAATATCCACGAATGTTTCTTACAAGTGAATTGATGTTAGTTTCAAAATCAGACTTGTTGCCATATGTGCCGTTTTCTGTAGAAGCAGTTACAAAAGATGCAAGAGAGGTTAATAGTGATATAGAAGTAATTCCTATTAGTACTCTTAATGGAGATGGAATAGACGAGTGGTGCCAATGGCTCAAGAAAAAAATGAAGGAAAAGAAAGAAAGACAACAATAA
- the ureB gene encoding urease subunit beta, giving the protein MAKKVSQSSGMIPGQIILRKEDIVCNKGKNTVSIEVKNEGDRPIQVGSHYHFFEVNKKLSFDREKAYGMRLNIPASTAVRFEPGEKKQVILVELGGNKVVYGHNGLVNGKLEGSKDKALDKAKKEGFIK; this is encoded by the coding sequence ATGGCAAAAAAAGTAAGTCAAAGTTCAGGCATGATACCTGGGCAAATTATCCTAAGAAAAGAAGATATTGTTTGTAACAAAGGTAAAAATACAGTATCTATAGAAGTTAAAAATGAAGGAGATCGCCCTATACAGGTGGGTTCTCATTATCATTTTTTTGAAGTGAATAAGAAACTCTCTTTTGATAGAGAAAAGGCTTATGGGATGAGACTTAACATACCGGCAAGTACGGCTGTTAGGTTTGAGCCAGGAGAAAAGAAACAAGTGATTTTAGTAGAACTAGGAGGTAATAAAGTGGTTTACGGGCATAATGGTTTGGTTAATGGGAAGTTGGAAGGCTCAAAAGACAAGGCTTTAGATAAGGCAAAAAAAGAAGGTTTTATAAAATAG
- a CDS encoding urease accessory protein UreE — MKIMVIEILPLFLKNTLYRMVIIEEVKKGVNTEGLVKDILQIEWYETSKTIMRRKTVGGKEIAIRKNSRVPLQDGDILWSDEQSYIEVVIKPCECIVVKPRNIKEMGIVCFEIGNMHLPIYIDDDNQVNVAYEAPLFNFLERSRYSIDIETKKLLQTNMLTIHQIKR; from the coding sequence ATGAAAATAATGGTAATAGAGATATTACCATTATTTTTAAAAAATACTTTGTATAGAATGGTTATTATAGAAGAGGTAAAGAAAGGAGTGAACACTGAGGGCTTGGTGAAAGATATACTGCAGATAGAGTGGTACGAAACATCAAAAACCATTATGAGGAGAAAAACCGTAGGTGGAAAGGAAATAGCTATTCGGAAGAATAGTAGAGTTCCACTTCAAGATGGAGATATTCTTTGGAGTGATGAACAGTCTTATATAGAGGTGGTAATTAAACCATGTGAGTGCATTGTAGTAAAGCCTAGAAATATAAAAGAGATGGGGATTGTTTGTTTCGAAATAGGCAATATGCATCTTCCAATCTATATAGACGATGATAATCAGGTAAATGTAGCCTATGAAGCCCCTTTATTTAATTTTTTGGAAAGGAGTCGGTATTCTATTGATATAGAAACTAAGAAACTTTTACAAACCAATATGCTTACCATTCATCAAATAAAGAGATAA